From the genome of Dermacentor andersoni chromosome 3, qqDerAnde1_hic_scaffold, whole genome shotgun sequence:
GATAACCGCACCTCCCGTGCCGTGGCGTATCCTCCCGATGAGCGTTCTGTATCGGGCAGTCGAATGACGGACGGGCCGTCATTCACTGCAACTAGCGGCGCAATATGCCTCGTCCGAAGCGGCCTCCACCACCTGCTCCTGCTCGCAGGTTGGTCGAGATGCCTTACTACGTGAGCGACGTGAACCCGGACTATACGGCTGCTCTGGGATTATTCCAGCACCTCAACAccgaggagctacaaaagctccTAAACGACGATGACCGAGTCGACAGTATGGTCAAGGATCTCCAACAGGTGCGTATTGCCCGATCGCATGTTCGCACTTGTAATCGGAGCTTATATTCGCGTGTACTTTCCGTGCCTCGCCGTCTGTGGTGAATTTAATACCTCTAACACGTTGGTTGCGGTTTGTGTTTGCAGAGCTAGAGAACCCTTGCAACCGCGTCTCGATGTTTTGAAGTCAAAAAGCACAGCACAGCGTGCTCTGATTCGGGTGTCATGCAGGAGCTGTCATTGTTGATTAGTGTGAACCAGAAGACCCATGACATAAAAGACAAACTTTCATGTATTCGTGCTGTGAAGCGTCGTATGATATTGTATCAGTGTGCGCTATTGCAGCTGCGACTTTCAAATAGATGCACTTTAAACTTTAAACCACTCAGAAGCTCGTCAACTGAGTAAAATGTGGTTCTTTGATCATACTACTTTCTGCACAAGCTGTTTATCATTCAGTAActgtgtttctctttctctctttagtTTTTTTGCCTTTGTGTGATTATTCagcccacctttttttttttatgtcgagcTGATATATGCAGGTTATGGCTAAAACTATTGATTGTTGCACTAATACAAATCAGAGGCCTCTAATGCCAGTGGTGACATGTTGTGAAGCTGAGATCAGCATTTGAACACAATGGCTTTCATCGAGCTCTCTCCCATGCATTGAAGCGACAGTAGGGTTAGTTTTTATGTGTTGTCGTCTGCTTTTCTCCTCGTTAGTGTGAATGCTGGCTGTAAAGCACGTCATGGCATCAAGTGATTTGGTGTACGTCATATGTCATGTGACTGACTTTTCTGCAGTTATGTCTGTCATGTGAATACAGCTTTATAGTGTTGTCATTGTACTGCTGTGCGGTTGCAACAGGTGAAGAACGCCGAGAATGAACGTGAGATGCTGCTGGCCAGCAACAAGAGTTTGGCTGACTTCAACCTGTCCCGGGAGCCCAAGCTCAGGCAGTCGCGGCAGCAGCTGAAGGAGCTGTACGAGCAGGCGCAGGAGCTAATGGCTGAAGTGGAGCAGAACAAGAAAGCATTAGGTCAGTCTGTTCATTTGTTTCAAACTTAGGTCAACGTTCACTTGAAACTTGCTTGTCTTAGTCCTTTGTGTACTGTACATTCTCTATTGTTCAAGCATTGTATGACAGTAGCAGTGCTGACTGGCACAACAAAGTTTGCGTTTGCTGCGTGTAAAATTAGTGCTTGCCTACTCAAGCGCAGAGCAAGATTGGACTCTCGGATTTTTTGCTATATTTTGCTTTGTTTATGCGCTTTCAGTTGTTCGTATTAAAGCAACCTGAAACTGTTTGATGGTTGTGTAGAAATGCAATGAGTCAATAGGGTAGGCACCTGTGATCATCAAGAGCCAAATTTAAATGCTCTGCACAGACTGTGTAAATATTAGGGTTTAAACATCGGCATCACCACAGATCATATCAGTGCCATTCCCTGTGTTTTCACCCACCTCTGCCCATTCTACATAGATTGGGCCAGTGTGGTTATTCAGGTGGGCGGTCCATTTAGCTTCCCACGTGACATAGTTGGGAATACTTAAAGCATGTCGCTGTACTAAGCTTCTCTTTAATAGTATATGCATGCATAGTAATTTGTGGACCTGTAAGACTAAAAACCCTAATGCAATGAATGTAGACATTTTTTTTCAAACCAATGGCTCATTTACACTTGAGAATGCAGATCATCTGCTGCAGTGGTTTTCCGTAAACGTGCAATTTGCATGTGTATTTGCATGCAAGAGAAGGACGGCAATAAAGAGTTCCTTCCAAAAAGCAGATTGTGAGGCTGCTAGGAGGAAGAGGTGGGATGAGAAAGAATTCGACAAAAGATTACAATAGCGCTTTGGTGATGCTCGCCCATGGGACATGGGGAGGTTACCTCACATGAACATAGGTGCAGCGATGGTAAACCAGCACTCGTCTTTTTGTGCTGCAGGTGTGTGCAGGATGTAAACTGCAATGTCAACACATGCTGTAAATGACATAAGCACTGCGCATGAACTTCATTTTGAAGCCTCCATCACCACAGTGACAAGAAAAACTGCATCAGAAAGAGACGTGGGAACACAATCAGTTCAAATCAACCAGAAGTAGACAACAGTTGTGTCACACCACAATGTAATGCCCGAGGAGGCGGAACAGCCTTGATCACATGGAATACACGTTGAGGGGTAATGCCATGGCTTGAGAGGAGGATAATGTTTAGAAATTTGTAGGTCTTTTAGTACACCATGCTCACGTAAAATTCTTGTGATATATAAAATTCACACATTCTACGAGAAGTGGTCTTTGCGCGGTACTTTTAGGTACGGCTAAAattgtttcagggaccctttaggTTAATACTGCTGTGAGGAAAAAGCAGGAGTACAGTCGTAAGCAGGGGTGTACTTACAGTACCACTTGCCAGATTAGATATCAAGGGAGCTTAGCCAGTGATAACAGTTTTGTGGTTGTCTACCCATGCATCATCACCACCGTCCTGGCAGTATAGATCTGTCACAGTGCAAGCTTATAGTGGAGCTCGTATGGCTGGCATAGGGTTTGAGTCCGGTGATGTGAACAGCATTGGTGCTTGTGTTGGGATGCAGGGAGCAACTATTACTGGTTGGAGCAATCTTATAGGCCAAGCCGAAAAGTAGGTGCGACGTCTTGTTGGGACCAGAGTAACAAGAAAGCAGTTTCTCAAACTGCTTATGGTTGCATGCCTGCTTCCTTTTTGGAACAATATGCATGTACACTCTGTAGCAACATTCTCTTGGTCCGTGGAGAAATCAGCATTTCATCCCCCTTGTATGAAACCTGCAATAATCATCAAATCAAATGTGCACCAATGAGCACAAATCATCAAATGAGCACCAATGCATGCCATGTCCTTCTATCCAGCTAGTTCTCAGCACAACTACAAGTCTTTCTGCTATGTCTGTTGAGTGCTTAGTTATATAAAATTTTATCTCCCATACCCAATCCGTTAAGCTCCACTGTTGGATTATGAATCCCAGAGCCTCATGGTCAGAAGTACAGTACCAGGAGCTACAACTATACATAAATGGTTCTTTGTCTTGGCAGCattgagtgcaaaaaaaaaacataacataaaataaaatgtGAATTCAGTGTTTTTGTAACAAATAGACACAGGATTACAACATCACTTCATACCTCCTCACAACAGTGAATttacttttgggatgaatgcttTGTCTTCCTCTCAGACTCACTGGGAGGCCAGTCATCCCTTGAGACAACGTTGGCGCTACTACAAACCTCAGCAGCTGAGGCAGAGGAAGAGTCAGAGGTAAGGTAGTTTATTAGTAGTGGTGCTAGTTCTTGGCCATTGGTTGTTTGTGCATGTGATAAAAGATTAATCCAATTATTGGCTGTTCACTTCTTGAAAGCGTCTGGGAATCTGGCCCCATAGTAAAGGTGCCACAAAGTGATAACAATGACTAGTGGGTACAGACACCATAATTCTGATTGAATTTGTTTTCTTAGCGTTCATGAGCTGTCAAAGAATCGCTACACACAATTTGCCACTGTACCATAGTTAATAAGCTATTGAGCCTGGTTACAGCCCGCTTCAGTGTGATTTatacaccatgtgcaggaacctgCATACAAAAATAAGTTATTGTGATATGTGCAGGATGCGAAAATGTGTACTGTGGCCTAAACTGCAGGAGAAAACGAGCAGTGAACCTGAGTCGTTTTCCACATCTGACAGTCATGCCCGAAGTTGTAGTCTGG
Proteins encoded in this window:
- the LOC126546035 gene encoding vacuolar protein sorting-associated protein 37B-like isoform X2 yields the protein MPYYVSDVNPDYTAALGLFQHLNTEELQKLLNDDDRVDSMVKDLQQVKNAENEREMLLASNKSLADFNLSREPKLRQSRQQLKELYEQAQELMAEVEQNKKALDSLGGQSSLETTLALLQTSAAEAEEESEKIASSFLDGEKTVESFVEEFVEARKLAHLRRVKAEKMTELLTCRLPRPMGGSMPSRPAPPAPGYPLPSAGPMPPYPTTHYPMPMPFM
- the LOC126546035 gene encoding vacuolar protein sorting-associated protein 37B-like isoform X1, with translation MPRPKRPPPPAPARRLVEMPYYVSDVNPDYTAALGLFQHLNTEELQKLLNDDDRVDSMVKDLQQVKNAENEREMLLASNKSLADFNLSREPKLRQSRQQLKELYEQAQELMAEVEQNKKALDSLGGQSSLETTLALLQTSAAEAEEESEKIASSFLDGEKTVESFVEEFVEARKLAHLRRVKAEKMTELLTCRLPRPMGGSMPSRPAPPAPGYPLPSAGPMPPYPTTHYPMPMPFM